One segment of Hyla sarda isolate aHylSar1 chromosome 1 unlocalized genomic scaffold, aHylSar1.hap1 SUPER_1_unloc_17, whole genome shotgun sequence DNA contains the following:
- the LOC130298033 gene encoding DNA damage-regulated autophagy modulator protein 1-like: MELKGLGFVPLLLAFWCAAWLATSYIVTVVLGHAASPLMHISDVGNFFPENILLRIGFIGTSIGTLVLTFLIYKYMVMHTEEFRGHQVLIQRILLAIVWASCFGTAVMHVLSPEEYPRIHFVSMVISITCEALYYLGQSIQMYKLPGANKVIHHSRCTCCGLTFTCAIFYFGYKTLQELFYDDEDWDEIREITTIIIEWVMLLLILINTVTYYSTMQRLMLTVSRNSCKLSLRVRIDDFGV; encoded by the exons atggagctaaaaggtttggggttcgtcccccttctgttggcgttttggtgtgcggcctggcttgccaccagctacatcgtgacggtcgtcctcggccatgccgcctcgccactgatgcacatcag tgacgtgggaaatttctttcccgaaaacatattattgagaattggtttcatagggacatccattggcactttggtactaacctttcttatttataagtatatggttatgcatactgaagagttcaggggtcatcaggtcctgatccagaggatcctgctggccattgtgtgggcctcctgttttggtacagctgtcatgcatgtattgtcccccgaagaatatcccaggatacactttgtcagcatggtaatttccattacatgtgaagccttatactaccttgggcagtccatccagatgtataaattaccaggagcaaacaaagtcatccaccatagtagatgcacctgctgtggcctgacttttacctgcgcaattttctactttggatataaaacattacaggaattattctatgatgatgaagactgggacgagatccgtgaaatcaccaccataatcatcgagtgggtgatgcttctactgatcctgataaacaccgtgacctattattccaccatgcagaggttaatgttaaccgtctccaggaacagctgcaaactctctcttagagtaagaattgatgacttcggggtgtag